The Candidatus Poribacteria bacterium genome has a window encoding:
- a CDS encoding M20 family metallopeptidase: MDAKELTKTLIGYNTVSPLSNVEVMDFLTETLESIDCDVERVEYKDPAGVLKVNLIGRKGPENGERGLALLGHIDTVPAIGWAMNPFEARIADGKMYGRGSCDMKGSVSCMIEVASRYATSELKAPLYVVITADEEVGYFGASAVAEKSQMFKKHGFPQYGVVGEPTELHAVYAHKGAVRFTVTAHGRAAHSSTGEGDNANLKLIPFLVEMRDIYQELTSDTQYFNDEFNPPFTDWNITISDGECAANITSPLSVCSINYRPMPGDDAQIWIDRARESAERHGLIFDLYINAPPVRTSPDAEIIQAALEITGEDSPQTVAYSTDAAVFAQHMETVIIGPGSIRQAHTVDEWMALDQFPQGVSIFNRFVERFCVG; the protein is encoded by the coding sequence ATGGATGCAAAAGAACTCACCAAAACTCTCATTGGATACAATACAGTAAGCCCGCTCAGCAACGTTGAAGTCATGGACTTTCTGACGGAAACGTTAGAATCCATCGACTGCGACGTGGAACGGGTTGAATACAAAGACCCAGCGGGTGTGCTAAAAGTGAATCTGATTGGACGCAAAGGACCGGAGAACGGGGAACGTGGACTTGCACTGCTCGGACACATAGATACTGTCCCCGCTATCGGTTGGGCGATGAACCCGTTTGAGGCACGGATCGCTGATGGGAAGATGTACGGCAGAGGGAGCTGCGATATGAAAGGCAGCGTCTCCTGTATGATTGAGGTCGCATCGCGCTACGCTACTTCTGAGTTGAAGGCACCCCTCTACGTCGTCATCACTGCTGATGAAGAGGTAGGCTACTTCGGGGCAAGTGCGGTTGCGGAAAAGTCGCAGATGTTCAAAAAGCACGGATTCCCACAATACGGTGTCGTCGGCGAACCGACAGAACTACACGCGGTATATGCCCATAAAGGGGCTGTTCGGTTCACTGTCACAGCACACGGACGCGCAGCACACAGCAGCACGGGTGAAGGCGATAACGCGAACCTGAAGTTAATTCCCTTTCTCGTAGAGATGCGGGATATTTATCAGGAATTGACATCCGACACGCAGTATTTCAACGACGAATTCAACCCGCCTTTCACGGACTGGAACATCACTATTAGCGACGGCGAGTGTGCGGCAAATATCACTTCCCCGTTGAGTGTTTGTAGCATTAACTACCGCCCAATGCCCGGAGACGATGCACAGATATGGATAGATCGGGCGCGTGAATCGGCTGAAAGGCACGGGTTAATATTCGATCTGTACATTAACGCGCCGCCGGTCCGTACGTCGCCAGATGCGGAGATTATCCAAGCCGCACTCGAAATCACGGGAGAAGACTCCCCTCAAACCGTTGCCTACAGCACCGATGCCGCCGTTTTCGCCCAGCACATGGAGACTGTCATTATCGGACCCGGTAGCATTCGACAAGCACACACCGTTGATGAGTGGATGGCGTTGGACCAGTTCCCACAAGGCGTTTCGATTTTTAACCGGTTCGTGGAACGGTTCTGCGTCGGATAA
- the folB gene encoding dihydroneopterin aldolase produces MDKIILKGIRFHGHHGVPEAERQVGGHYEIDATLGCSLATAGSTDALTDTIDYAEVVTRIIEIGTRQSFQLIEALAEKIATTLLAQFAIEEVHLTVKKLHPPIEQPINYFAVEIFRSNA; encoded by the coding sequence ATGGACAAGATTATCCTTAAAGGGATTCGATTTCATGGCCACCACGGTGTTCCCGAAGCGGAGCGTCAAGTTGGTGGCCATTACGAAATTGATGCGACCTTGGGCTGTAGCCTCGCAACCGCCGGTAGCACTGACGCACTCACAGACACGATTGACTACGCAGAAGTCGTTACACGCATCATAGAGATCGGTACACGACAGTCTTTCCAACTCATTGAGGCACTCGCTGAAAAAATTGCAACGACACTCTTAGCGCAATTCGCAATCGAAGAGGTCCATCTCACCGTTAAGAAGCTGCACCCACCAATTGAACAACCGATTAACTACTTTGCTGTTGAGATTTTCCGGAGTAATGCGTAG
- a CDS encoding phosphodiester glycosidase family protein: MRRFSTIICLLLITTTLTYADGKKEVLFPDIASGIQIYRYDWDVETCVLYVAEMSRHEPTLHFEVALANAQVLGKETVRSMANRRTQRGDRRVLVAVNGGFGVLGDMRGYGGVLENLHIQDGELITQPTDTEACFGVTESGEFLSSSVQMNASLQIGTFMLQLGCINQRRLDGCQVTLYTPRLGESTRTNRRRGREVILSGLPLPLTPNYEHAYRVESVSRDGNSLIPRDGAVLWINARLRDESISQFNTGANGTLTLSLSPPEWNHVRHAIGGRLRLLKKGEINETLVEMHNAEKRHTPGKRTPVLNLSHEPRTALGYNADTLFLVVADGRQPKYSTGLTLYELASILIELGATEAINLDGGSSSTFVVKDAVINKPSGQQERDVLNAVFITKDVP; the protein is encoded by the coding sequence ATGCGTAGATTTTCCACTATTATCTGTCTCCTCTTGATAACAACCACCCTCACATACGCCGACGGCAAAAAAGAGGTCTTATTTCCAGACATAGCATCCGGTATCCAAATCTACCGTTACGATTGGGATGTCGAAACATGTGTCCTTTATGTCGCTGAGATGTCTCGGCATGAGCCAACACTGCACTTTGAGGTAGCACTCGCAAATGCCCAAGTCTTAGGTAAAGAGACCGTGCGCTCCATGGCGAACCGTCGCACACAACGTGGGGATAGGCGCGTCCTCGTTGCAGTCAACGGCGGTTTCGGGGTTCTGGGGGATATGCGGGGCTACGGTGGGGTCCTGGAGAACCTTCACATCCAAGACGGCGAGTTGATTACACAACCGACCGACACCGAGGCATGCTTCGGTGTAACTGAATCGGGTGAGTTCTTAAGTTCCTCCGTTCAAATGAACGCCAGCCTTCAAATAGGCACGTTTATGCTGCAGCTCGGCTGTATCAATCAACGTCGGCTTGACGGATGTCAGGTAACACTTTACACACCACGCCTCGGCGAATCGACGCGCACCAACCGTCGCCGCGGCAGAGAGGTGATACTCAGTGGACTTCCGCTCCCTTTGACACCGAACTACGAACACGCCTATCGTGTCGAAAGCGTTTCCCGCGACGGAAACAGTCTAATTCCCAGAGATGGTGCAGTTCTCTGGATTAATGCCAGACTAAGAGACGAAAGCATCTCTCAGTTCAATACCGGCGCAAACGGCACACTCACCCTCTCCCTCTCACCACCCGAATGGAATCACGTACGGCACGCCATAGGCGGACGACTCCGACTCCTCAAAAAGGGTGAGATAAATGAGACACTCGTAGAGATGCACAACGCCGAAAAACGGCATACACCGGGCAAACGTACACCCGTACTAAATCTCAGCCACGAACCGCGAACAGCACTCGGTTATAACGCAGATACACTCTTTTTGGTCGTCGCAGACGGCAGACAACCGAAGTATAGCACAGGTTTAACGCTCTACGAACTTGCCAGTATCCTCATTGAACTCGGCGCAACGGAGGCAATCAATCTTGATGGCGGTTCCTCCAGCACTTTCGTCGTTAAAGATGCCGTTATCAACAAACCCTCCGGACAGCAGGAACGAGATGTTTTGAACGCTGTCTTTATCACAAAAGATGTCCCTTAG
- the zorA gene encoding anti-phage ZorAB system protein ZorA has protein sequence MNDFLKLILPWPARDFNLISDIFVYGILLFFLIYLGIFLWKTWHRSRLINDLTNKVNQHVKPAKPEILPRLETEFNGNSELAEVWHEFQNSLITREPKENQEKIVYKTDEASLFFSEERLLGQHMNLRFWNSVPALLVGLGILGTFVGLVWGLLPFSSIDFQQTENIRSAIQSLLSGVSTAFVTSVWGMLFSLLFNWIEKSGIGSVSSKIAELQRTLDRLFTLTTQEEIAFRQEDELTQQTQALKAFSTDLANEIKSAMAQGRQEIIAEFRNAPETFSNAIGEQLTPSLNNLNSAVTNSASNIETVMVKESQQILQQMANQLVPRLDKLNIAANEIQRTIIEGNQEILRELHKVPEAFGHAIAEKLAPSFDNLNAAVQELQRQKEESSTNAIQQLVEEFQSSLSGSATAQMEALAETVNKASESLITLPEQLAGMMVGVQEQVNQTRQLLSETSHDQTKQMKSMMEEMSKAFQNAIDTHQTGLSATTDNINQEMQHIANDIRTLLEEAANYTNKQLSQQMADIKQTSAKSVQTLQTLIAELQKAITSIASQTTEKSEAMITQMYQLIEQSTTRLESIFTTGEVSVGLLLEQQENQIKEVNAQIANSRETLEKSSEMLQQMDRSATGVQNILKNTQTLSDLLIANGNRLEEASEQLIEVSETFTEENDKYLTANRETTQQLQSTLVQSRQLLNDFSTRFETIDAGLKSIFEEIEEGLTNYSTTASDSINMYLSKFSDQLTQASTALAGSVSALD, from the coding sequence ATGAACGATTTTTTAAAACTAATTCTCCCATGGCCAGCACGTGACTTCAACCTAATTTCAGACATTTTTGTTTACGGTATCCTGTTATTTTTTCTTATCTATTTGGGAATTTTCCTATGGAAAACCTGGCACCGATCCCGATTGATTAACGATTTGACTAACAAAGTCAACCAACACGTAAAACCTGCTAAACCGGAAATATTACCGCGTCTCGAAACCGAGTTTAATGGCAATAGTGAACTTGCTGAGGTTTGGCATGAGTTTCAGAATTCACTGATTACGCGAGAACCCAAAGAAAATCAAGAGAAAATAGTCTATAAAACGGACGAGGCATCTCTCTTTTTCAGCGAAGAACGACTGCTCGGACAACACATGAACCTCCGATTTTGGAATAGTGTTCCAGCATTGCTCGTCGGATTGGGTATTTTGGGAACCTTTGTTGGACTGGTTTGGGGATTGCTGCCCTTTTCAAGTATCGACTTTCAACAAACAGAGAACATCCGCAGTGCAATTCAATCTCTCCTATCCGGGGTATCCACGGCATTTGTAACCTCTGTTTGGGGTATGCTATTCTCACTTCTATTCAATTGGATAGAAAAATCCGGCATCGGTTCGGTAAGCAGTAAAATTGCAGAGTTGCAGCGCACGTTGGATCGACTATTCACATTAACAACACAAGAAGAAATAGCGTTTCGACAAGAGGACGAACTGACACAACAAACACAAGCACTCAAGGCATTTTCGACAGACCTCGCAAACGAGATTAAAAGTGCAATGGCACAAGGCAGACAAGAAATTATTGCGGAATTTCGCAATGCCCCTGAAACGTTCAGTAATGCTATAGGAGAACAGTTGACCCCGAGTCTAAATAATCTGAACAGTGCTGTTACCAATTCAGCAAGTAATATTGAAACCGTGATGGTAAAGGAGAGTCAACAAATTCTCCAGCAAATGGCAAATCAGCTGGTACCGCGTCTTGATAAACTGAATATAGCTGCTAACGAGATTCAGCGGACCATCATAGAAGGAAACCAAGAAATTCTTCGTGAACTCCACAAAGTCCCAGAGGCTTTCGGTCATGCAATAGCAGAAAAGCTCGCTCCCAGTTTCGATAATTTAAATGCAGCTGTGCAGGAATTACAAAGACAAAAAGAGGAATCCTCCACCAATGCCATCCAACAGTTGGTTGAAGAATTCCAGAGTTCCCTTTCAGGATCAGCAACTGCCCAAATGGAGGCACTTGCCGAAACCGTTAATAAGGCAAGCGAAAGCTTGATAACGCTCCCTGAACAGTTGGCTGGCATGATGGTAGGGGTTCAAGAACAGGTTAACCAGACGCGACAATTGCTATCGGAAACGTCTCATGATCAAACGAAACAAATGAAAAGCATGATGGAGGAAATGTCAAAAGCATTTCAAAACGCAATTGATACACATCAGACAGGTTTGTCCGCAACAACCGATAACATAAATCAAGAAATGCAACACATTGCTAACGACATACGAACCTTATTAGAAGAGGCAGCAAATTACACGAATAAGCAGTTATCACAACAGATGGCGGATATAAAACAAACCTCTGCTAAGAGCGTTCAGACACTTCAGACCCTAATTGCAGAGCTGCAGAAGGCGATAACCTCTATCGCATCGCAAACGACAGAAAAGTCAGAAGCGATGATAACACAGATGTATCAACTTATAGAGCAAAGTACCACCCGTCTTGAGAGCATTTTCACAACAGGAGAAGTGAGTGTCGGTTTGCTCTTGGAACAACAGGAAAATCAGATTAAAGAAGTCAATGCACAGATAGCCAATTCTCGGGAAACACTTGAAAAGAGCAGTGAAATGCTACAACAGATGGACAGGAGTGCAACGGGTGTCCAAAACATCCTTAAAAATACCCAAACCTTATCTGATTTATTAATCGCAAACGGTAATAGGCTTGAAGAGGCAAGTGAGCAACTGATTGAAGTAAGTGAAACATTCACTGAAGAAAACGATAAATACCTCACGGCAAATCGGGAAACGACTCAACAACTCCAGAGTACGCTTGTGCAATCACGACAGTTGCTTAACGATTTTTCAACACGCTTTGAAACGATTGATGCTGGTTTAAAGAGCATCTTTGAAGAAATTGAGGAAGGCTTAACAAACTACTCCACGACTGCCAGCGATTCGATTAACATGTATCTTAGCAAATTCTCGGACCAGTTAACTCAAGCATCAACTGCGCTTGCTGGCAGTGTTTCAGCACTTGACG
- a CDS encoding RsmE family RNA methyltransferase encodes MHTFYVPPSQIDAEIATITGSEQHHLRNVLRITSGETIRIIDGQGNVYTAEILDTSTNRSSSIARIQTHECRAPLSPTLTLFQGLPKNDKMEMILQKTTELGVTQIVPLHSERALQKPSQNRYERWHRVLISATKQCKRAWLPELSEAQQFETSLSQLEKFSLRFLFSPHAEGQHIKTVLRETPDPNAIALFVGPEGGFSDQEITAGIKNGCVPVTLGRNILRTETAAITAVAVTTYEFF; translated from the coding sequence ATGCACACCTTCTATGTTCCACCCTCTCAGATTGACGCTGAGATTGCTACTATTACCGGTTCAGAGCAGCACCACCTCCGCAATGTCCTACGTATAACGTCCGGAGAGACTATCCGAATTATTGATGGACAAGGCAACGTCTACACCGCGGAGATTCTTGACACATCTACAAACCGTTCTTCAAGCATCGCGCGAATTCAGACCCACGAATGCCGGGCACCGCTCTCGCCAACTCTCACACTGTTTCAAGGACTCCCCAAAAATGACAAAATGGAGATGATTCTCCAAAAAACAACAGAACTCGGTGTTACACAAATTGTACCCCTCCACTCGGAACGCGCCTTACAAAAACCGAGCCAAAACCGATATGAGCGTTGGCACCGCGTCCTCATCTCCGCCACAAAACAGTGTAAACGCGCCTGGTTACCTGAGTTAAGCGAAGCACAGCAGTTTGAGACTTCTCTCTCACAACTCGAAAAGTTTTCGCTCCGTTTTCTCTTCAGCCCTCACGCAGAGGGACAACATATTAAGACAGTCTTGCGAGAGACACCCGACCCAAACGCCATCGCACTTTTTGTCGGACCCGAAGGCGGATTCTCTGACCAAGAGATCACCGCCGGGATTAAAAACGGGTGCGTGCCTGTAACACTTGGCAGAAATATCTTGCGAACAGAAACCGCAGCGATTACGGCTGTCGCTGTTACCACCTACGAATTTTTTTAA
- a CDS encoding EH signature domain-containing protein, producing MNSAKKLLQFNFNANTFSTRTPKPKAIPKEQLATLKKIIETHDGSNTTLPEKESLRQVYRQFIKTPSRKLSSEFDSIRRIRQLAWTLTYAENEEPRIVDTPKLKSALHLIESRFRISMLYGIFNALLQAWDTPNAGELRSFLKKQLNGYTGSQKFVQKLKMNIGWYCEENGATNLAMYLIRSPNRLSDVWTFLELPNYMHSYAYFSAVATAYTTFNNQIDIKHVKDVIEFVKKHDNDKVNRGILSKLIEKLRTDAAENLRQPVQSYVLQEWQDPRIAGADIRWRDIPDGARQIFTQWLTKEDLRFFFDVVAKACNDQKFAYRKAFWLAYFEHITFCRPVLHRDAEYLFGKDPKALQYYRDRRPAELKGGNRNKHAFIIRMGDFTFVEFSTVGACYVYHNADLPFELGDSEYHITELSSKRFAEERVIHNGSERYSWQDKFALWLENETGIKNLRSYRLDGKPNPEIINPSRTSRREEKPESYITNCPNWNCQQKLRVPVLDSTVKLRCPKCKTVFEW from the coding sequence ATGAATTCCGCTAAAAAACTGCTACAATTTAATTTCAACGCAAACACCTTTTCCACTCGCACTCCGAAACCTAAAGCAATCCCCAAAGAACAACTTGCGACTTTGAAAAAGATTATTGAAACACACGACGGGAGTAACACTACTCTACCAGAGAAAGAAAGTCTGAGACAAGTTTATCGTCAATTTATAAAAACACCGTCCCGTAAACTCTCCTCAGAATTTGACTCTATCAGACGTATCCGGCAACTCGCTTGGACTTTGACCTATGCCGAAAATGAAGAACCTCGCATCGTGGACACACCGAAACTTAAAAGCGCACTTCACTTAATCGAAAGCCGCTTTCGCATCAGCATGCTCTATGGCATTTTCAACGCATTGCTACAAGCCTGGGATACCCCAAATGCAGGTGAACTTCGATCGTTTTTGAAAAAACAGTTGAACGGCTATACTGGCTCTCAGAAATTCGTTCAGAAACTGAAAATGAACATAGGGTGGTACTGTGAGGAAAACGGGGCAACAAACCTTGCAATGTACTTGATACGTTCACCGAATAGGCTATCAGATGTTTGGACATTTCTCGAATTGCCGAACTATATGCATAGTTACGCATACTTTAGCGCGGTCGCCACGGCGTACACAACCTTCAACAATCAGATAGATATTAAGCACGTTAAAGATGTCATTGAATTTGTGAAGAAACACGATAATGATAAAGTAAACCGAGGCATCTTATCCAAACTTATTGAAAAACTCCGGACTGACGCAGCTGAGAATCTACGCCAACCTGTCCAATCTTATGTCCTTCAAGAATGGCAAGACCCACGTATCGCTGGCGCGGATATACGCTGGCGGGATATACCTGATGGTGCACGTCAAATTTTTACGCAATGGCTTACAAAAGAAGATCTTCGTTTCTTTTTCGATGTTGTTGCCAAAGCCTGTAATGACCAAAAGTTTGCCTACCGAAAAGCGTTCTGGCTGGCGTATTTTGAACATATTACCTTTTGCCGCCCCGTGCTGCATAGAGATGCTGAATATCTTTTCGGAAAGGACCCGAAAGCACTTCAATACTACCGAGATCGCCGTCCTGCAGAATTGAAAGGCGGTAATAGAAATAAACACGCTTTCATCATCCGAATGGGAGATTTTACCTTTGTTGAGTTTAGTACGGTAGGTGCCTGTTATGTTTACCACAACGCTGACCTACCGTTTGAATTGGGAGATTCAGAATATCACATAACCGAATTAAGCTCCAAACGATTTGCTGAAGAGAGAGTGATTCACAACGGCTCAGAGCGATATTCGTGGCAAGATAAATTTGCATTGTGGTTAGAAAATGAAACTGGAATTAAGAATTTGCGAAGTTATAGGTTGGATGGAAAACCTAATCCTGAGATCATCAATCCTTCGCGAACCTCGCGGAGAGAAGAAAAGCCAGAGTCTTATATCACCAATTGCCCTAATTGGAATTGTCAACAAAAACTGCGAGTCCCTGTGTTGGATAGCACTGTTAAACTTAGATGTCCTAAGTGTAAAACTGTCTTTGAATGGTAA
- a CDS encoding molybdenum cofactor biosynthesis protein MoaE, with protein MFKITTEVITGAEVREAVEVPDAGAVVLFFGTVRNNTDGRAVKHLEYESYPPMAEKKMAEIAQEISEKWGIHRVAMIHRVGKLEIGEVSVAVAVASPHRKDGFEACKYAMDRLKQIVPIWKREVWADGESEWVKPDAVFFDAPDMCKTP; from the coding sequence ATGTTTAAGATAACGACCGAAGTTATTACAGGTGCAGAAGTACGTGAGGCAGTAGAGGTACCTGATGCCGGTGCGGTAGTGCTTTTCTTCGGTACAGTGCGTAATAATACGGATGGCAGGGCAGTAAAACATCTCGAATATGAGTCATATCCACCGATGGCAGAAAAAAAGATGGCAGAGATCGCACAAGAGATCTCGGAAAAATGGGGAATCCATCGCGTTGCTATGATTCACCGCGTTGGGAAGTTAGAGATTGGCGAGGTGAGTGTAGCAGTCGCCGTCGCCTCACCCCATCGCAAAGATGGATTTGAAGCCTGCAAATACGCCATGGATCGTCTCAAACAGATTGTCCCTATCTGGAAGCGCGAGGTGTGGGCAGACGGTGAGTCGGAATGGGTAAAACCGGATGCGGTCTTTTTTGATGCACCTGATATGTGCAAAACGCCGTAA
- a CDS encoding OmpA family protein, translating to MQKTLSTSKTLTDENPFSLSLGDLMAGLLLIFILVLSFLMLDLMEKEKQDDKIQQVLLKIFTDYAALRQNLHIALEAEFEKDLQQWNALLDRETLSVSFREPTVLFAQGKAEVQLDFKKILDNFFPRYIQILKRPEYVNAIAEIRIEGHTSSEWSEDVNPAEAYIFNMELSQDRTRSVLQYVLQIPAIQDSRDWLQQQLTANGLSSSKLIKHLGGIENSEESRRVEFRVRTNAEKQLEKIKELEDMIGDPQ from the coding sequence ATGCAAAAAACACTATCTACCTCCAAAACTCTTACAGATGAAAATCCTTTCAGTCTCTCATTAGGCGACTTGATGGCGGGACTCCTGCTCATTTTCATACTTGTTCTCTCCTTCCTTATGTTGGACTTGATGGAAAAAGAGAAACAGGACGATAAAATCCAGCAGGTATTATTGAAAATTTTTACAGATTATGCTGCACTAAGGCAAAATTTGCACATCGCTCTTGAGGCAGAATTTGAGAAGGATCTTCAGCAATGGAATGCACTTTTGGATCGTGAGACCCTATCGGTTAGCTTCAGAGAACCAACAGTCCTATTTGCCCAAGGGAAAGCCGAGGTCCAGCTCGACTTCAAAAAGATACTGGATAACTTTTTTCCGCGCTACATCCAAATCTTAAAACGTCCGGAATATGTTAACGCTATCGCCGAAATTCGGATTGAAGGGCATACCTCAAGTGAATGGTCAGAAGATGTCAATCCTGCAGAAGCTTATATTTTCAATATGGAATTATCCCAAGATAGAACGAGAAGTGTCCTACAATATGTACTTCAGATACCTGCAATTCAAGACAGCAGAGATTGGCTACAGCAGCAACTAACCGCTAACGGCTTATCATCAAGTAAGTTGATTAAGCATCTCGGCGGCATAGAAAATAGTGAAGAATCGAGACGTGTTGAGTTTCGGGTACGGACAAATGCAGAAAAACAACTTGAAAAAATCAAGGAGCTTGAGGATATGATAGGAGACCCACAATGA
- the moaD gene encoding molybdopterin converting factor subunit 1, with product MNVTVKYFAVCHEMLDRSEEEMELPEGATVRTILKRLEEEWPEIAEFYEVMQMSVNWEYATENTELTEGDEVALIPPVTGGCDV from the coding sequence ATGAACGTTACCGTCAAATACTTTGCCGTGTGCCACGAGATGTTAGATAGATCTGAAGAAGAAATGGAGCTGCCAGAAGGTGCTACCGTCAGAACTATTTTGAAACGGCTTGAGGAAGAGTGGCCCGAAATCGCTGAGTTTTATGAAGTGATGCAGATGTCTGTCAATTGGGAGTATGCCACTGAAAATACGGAGCTGACAGAAGGAGATGAGGTCGCTTTGATTCCACCTGTGACGGGGGGATGTGATGTTTAA
- a CDS encoding DNA methyltransferase, with amino-acid sequence MSGWRWTSSHKAFRFLTGSWNGSASDKHTQKAEDYNRFRQLKTRLSACRLLLPKGQGFDGKIANKDMDNITKIVNDFGESIIRVEGDIPVDLPTKNGDRFLFISHDQSFLTHGLHKYPAKFFPELPRWLIKRYSQKGDWILDPFAGSGTTNVEALLSLRNSVGIDVDPFSRFISKVKVTALTEKELKSAQKALLDAVNCYRPSLVSECDLPNFPYRDNWFNKEILLELTYLRKQIQSLETDNPTKDFFRVCLSSIIRSVSNADDNCTRTVIRKKLNKLVRSYDALNRFAKAVLTKVPKMIAFSQSYPHGIITDFPEDMDARNIKHSAHYFDLALTSPPYVNAVDYPRTHQLEMYWLGFAQDSLTALKKQNVGTESVSASHYKHRHEIGVLDADKVIANIFEADPRRAFIAFKYLDDMRKNLNEVYKVLREGSRYIIVVGNNRIRGHLFENWKYLMPIAEDIGFEVETYFGSEIIKHFIKVPRGERINTDWILVLKK; translated from the coding sequence ATGAGTGGATGGCGTTGGACCAGTTCCCACAAGGCGTTTCGATTTTTAACCGGTTCGTGGAACGGTTCTGCGTCGGATAAGCATACTCAAAAAGCAGAGGATTACAACCGATTTAGGCAGCTGAAAACGAGATTGTCGGCTTGTCGGCTTTTGCTGCCTAAAGGACAAGGTTTTGACGGGAAGATTGCTAACAAAGACATGGACAACATTACTAAAATTGTAAACGACTTTGGCGAAAGCATCATTCGGGTGGAGGGAGACATTCCTGTCGATCTACCAACAAAAAATGGTGATAGATTTCTCTTTATCAGTCATGACCAAAGTTTCCTAACGCACGGCTTGCATAAATATCCTGCCAAATTTTTCCCTGAGTTACCGCGCTGGCTTATTAAAAGGTATTCTCAAAAAGGCGACTGGATCCTCGATCCCTTTGCAGGCAGCGGTACCACAAATGTTGAGGCACTCCTCTCACTGCGAAACTCTGTTGGAATTGATGTGGATCCATTTTCGCGTTTCATTTCAAAAGTGAAAGTAACGGCTTTGACAGAAAAAGAACTCAAGTCGGCACAGAAAGCGCTTTTGGACGCTGTTAACTGTTATCGTCCCTCGCTTGTCTCCGAATGTGACTTACCAAATTTTCCTTATAGAGATAACTGGTTCAACAAAGAAATTCTGTTAGAGTTAACCTATTTAAGAAAGCAGATTCAGTCCCTTGAAACCGATAATCCTACCAAAGACTTCTTCAGAGTTTGCCTTTCGTCTATCATTCGTTCCGTTTCCAACGCCGATGACAATTGCACCCGCACGGTGATACGCAAGAAATTGAACAAATTGGTGCGTTCTTACGACGCACTGAATAGGTTTGCCAAAGCAGTTCTCACTAAGGTGCCAAAAATGATAGCGTTCTCCCAAAGTTATCCACACGGCATTATCACCGATTTCCCAGAGGATATGGACGCGCGGAACATTAAGCACAGCGCACATTATTTCGACCTCGCGCTCACTTCACCACCTTATGTCAATGCTGTTGACTATCCGAGAACGCATCAGTTAGAGATGTATTGGTTAGGCTTTGCACAGGATTCATTAACCGCGCTGAAGAAACAAAATGTCGGTACAGAAAGCGTTTCAGCCAGCCATTACAAACACCGGCACGAAATAGGGGTGCTGGATGCGGATAAGGTCATAGCGAACATTTTTGAGGCAGATCCGAGACGCGCCTTCATCGCTTTCAAATACTTAGACGATATGCGAAAAAACCTGAATGAGGTTTACAAAGTACTACGCGAAGGCAGCAGATACATTATCGTCGTTGGTAATAATCGCATTCGGGGCCATTTATTTGAAAATTGGAAGTATCTCATGCCAATTGCCGAAGATATTGGGTTTGAAGTTGAAACTTACTTCGGTTCAGAAATTATCAAACATTTCATTAAGGTCCCCAGGGGGGAACGCATCAATACTGATTGGATTTTAGTTCTAAAAAAATAA